One Microbacter margulisiae genomic window carries:
- a CDS encoding lactonase family protein, with the protein MKRNYWIGFLLIICVNSFTISYAQIKTKIPLFIGTYTGQGSNGIYRSWFDSQTGKLYAPELVAKITNPSYIAISANNKYIWSVGEMDSTYCLSSFSIDHMDSLHYINSQTGKGGLSCHIAELQPMRWLGAASYGSGLVTFYPIEANGAIGSLATVDHHWGRVPRAHCILPDPKGRFIYSADLGTDKVLIYTIEQNKLRPFGEIDLPKGVGPRHIDFSPNAKWMAVVNELGSRIIIIRRDTSGAFGVIVHNISTLPAKFKGYNGAAGIHFSTDGRFLYASNRGDNSIVVCSFNEHTGNVKPIQWIRNDINWPRNFTLDPTGKYLIVANQYGNSMVVLKRNPETGLLASMHEVIKLAQPVCLKFLHYSK; encoded by the coding sequence ATGAAACGAAATTATTGGATTGGATTCTTATTGATTATATGTGTAAACTCATTTACCATAAGTTATGCGCAGATTAAAACGAAAATTCCATTATTTATCGGGACCTACACAGGACAAGGCAGCAACGGAATTTATCGAAGTTGGTTTGATTCTCAAACAGGTAAACTATATGCCCCTGAATTGGTTGCCAAAATAACAAATCCAAGTTATATTGCAATTTCAGCAAATAACAAATATATCTGGTCGGTTGGCGAAATGGATTCAACTTATTGTTTATCTTCATTTTCTATAGACCATATGGATTCTTTGCATTACATTAACAGCCAAACGGGTAAAGGTGGGCTTAGTTGTCATATCGCAGAATTACAACCGATGAGATGGTTAGGAGCTGCCAGTTATGGTAGTGGATTGGTAACGTTTTATCCCATTGAAGCTAATGGGGCAATTGGTTCCCTAGCAACTGTAGACCATCATTGGGGGAGGGTTCCAAGAGCCCATTGTATTTTGCCGGATCCGAAAGGTCGCTTTATCTATTCAGCTGATTTAGGAACTGATAAAGTTTTGATTTACACTATTGAACAAAATAAACTTCGTCCATTTGGTGAAATAGATCTTCCTAAAGGAGTTGGCCCACGTCATATTGATTTTTCTCCAAATGCAAAATGGATGGCTGTTGTGAATGAGCTGGGAAGCCGGATCATTATTATAAGAAGAGATACCAGCGGTGCATTTGGTGTTATCGTGCATAATATTTCAACTTTGCCAGCTAAGTTTAAAGGCTATAACGGGGCTGCAGGAATCCACTTTTCAACTGATGGCCGTTTCTTATATGCTTCAAACCGTGGAGATAACAGCATTGTGGTATGCTCCTTTAATGAGCACACAGGAAATGTGAAACCAATACAATGGATTAGGAATGACATAAACTGGCCTCGAAATTTCACGTTAGATCCGACGGGTAAATATTTGATTGTTGCTAATCAATATGGCAACAGCATGGTTGTTCTTAAACGCAACCCTGAAACGGGTTTATTGGCCTCTATGCATGAGGTGATAAAACTGGCTCAGCCTGTTTGTCTGAAATTTCTTCATTATAGTAAGTAA
- a CDS encoding ABC transporter ATP-binding protein has product MIQLENITKRFGSLQVLKGIDFSVNKSEIVSIVGPSGAGKTTLLHIMGTLERPDAGSVVIDSIPIQSLDQKKLSLFRNQHIGFVFQIPQLLPEFSALENVMLPALIAKKNYKTTETEARELLQFLHVEERAQHKPNEMSGGERQRVAIARALINRPSIILADEPSGSLDSKNKEELHRLFFDVRDRFSLTIVIVTHDKEVSALSDRIVTMRDGMIDH; this is encoded by the coding sequence ATGATTCAATTAGAGAACATTACAAAACGGTTCGGATCGTTGCAAGTGCTTAAAGGAATTGATTTTTCAGTGAATAAGAGCGAGATAGTTTCCATTGTGGGGCCAAGTGGAGCAGGGAAGACCACGCTGTTACACATTATGGGAACATTGGAACGTCCAGATGCGGGTTCAGTAGTTATTGATTCTATTCCGATACAGTCATTAGATCAGAAAAAACTTTCTCTTTTTCGTAATCAACATATTGGGTTTGTATTTCAGATTCCTCAGTTATTGCCGGAATTTTCAGCGTTGGAAAATGTAATGCTACCTGCTTTGATTGCTAAGAAAAACTATAAAACAACAGAAACAGAAGCCAGAGAATTACTCCAGTTTCTTCATGTAGAAGAGCGGGCACAACACAAGCCAAATGAAATGTCGGGAGGTGAACGGCAACGTGTTGCTATTGCAAGAGCATTGATAAACCGGCCATCTATTATATTGGCCGACGAGCCTTCCGGAAGCTTGGATTCAAAGAATAAAGAGGAATTACATCGGTTGTTTTTTGATGTTCGCGATCGTTTTTCCCTGACAATTGTTATTGTAACACATGATAAAGAAGTTTCAGCTTTATCAGATCGTATTGTTACAATGAGGGATGGTATGATTGATCATTAA
- a CDS encoding YegS/Rv2252/BmrU family lipid kinase produces the protein MKKIAFIINPRSGVRSKSQYPRLIQKYFPENEYETVLYNTNAPNDGFYQTKKYVQEGYDAVVAIGGDGTVNEVASALLGTSVALGVVPAGSGNGLALHLKMSGQPSVALRKISKRHEMLIDGCMLNDTPFFCTAGVGYDAYIANRFAEAGRRGPVVYVGEVIFQYFDYKPQRYKLTIDGQETIERKAFLITFANAAQWGNNVIIAPNASIDDGLLDVVVMSEFPIYEAPKISLHLLARQLDKTRYVETFKCKTLKVERKNPDYVHFDGEPGMMGKKLKIKVLPKVLKVWA, from the coding sequence GTGAAAAAGATCGCTTTTATCATTAATCCGAGATCAGGAGTTCGTTCAAAATCCCAATATCCGAGATTGATTCAAAAATATTTTCCTGAAAACGAGTATGAAACAGTACTTTATAACACGAATGCTCCTAATGACGGATTTTATCAAACAAAAAAATATGTTCAGGAAGGCTATGATGCAGTGGTAGCGATAGGCGGCGACGGAACAGTTAACGAGGTTGCTAGTGCGCTGTTGGGTACATCTGTTGCATTGGGAGTCGTTCCTGCCGGATCTGGCAATGGATTGGCATTGCATCTTAAAATGTCAGGACAACCGTCAGTGGCACTGAGAAAAATCAGTAAACGACACGAAATGCTTATTGATGGCTGTATGTTAAATGATACTCCGTTTTTTTGTACTGCAGGAGTAGGCTATGATGCTTATATAGCCAATCGTTTTGCTGAAGCTGGAAGGCGAGGTCCGGTGGTGTATGTAGGCGAGGTCATTTTTCAATATTTTGATTATAAGCCACAAAGGTATAAATTAACAATTGACGGACAAGAAACGATCGAACGAAAGGCATTTTTAATTACTTTTGCCAATGCAGCCCAATGGGGCAATAACGTGATTATAGCTCCGAATGCTTCTATTGATGATGGACTTTTGGATGTAGTTGTGATGTCGGAGTTTCCAATTTACGAAGCACCTAAAATCAGTTTACATTTACTTGCAAGGCAACTGGATAAGACCCGATATGTAGAGACTTTCAAATGTAAAACATTAAAAGTAGAAAGGAAAAATCCTGATTATGTGCATTTTGATGGCGAACCAGGTATGATGGGAAAGAAGCTGAAAATAAAAGTGTTACCTAAGGTTCTTAAAGTGTGGGCGTAA
- a CDS encoding DNA gyrase/topoisomerase IV subunit A: MDDNNDTFSDDLTEEVLDNSSDNNIDGQSIIESSKAHSDYHIPNPHDDQIKHHLSGMYQNWFLDYASYVILERAVPHIYDGLKPVQRRILHSMKRMDDGRYNKVANIVGHTMQFHPHGDASIGDALVQLGQKDLLVDCQGNWGNILTGDGAAAPRYIEAKLSKFALEVLFNPKTTVWKLSYDGRNKEPVALPAKFPLLLAQGVEGIAVGLNVKILPHNFNELLDASIAYLKNEPFILYPDFQTGGYVDVSKYNDGERGGTVKVRAKINKIDNKTLVINDIPFGANTSKLIESILKANEKGKIKIRKVDDNTAQKAEIVIYLQPGVSSDKTIDALYAFTECERSISPNCCVIKDNKPYFINVTHLLQQSVVHTKSLLKLELEIERSELLEALHFASLEMIFIHERIYKDKPFEESATIDDAINHVRARLAPFTANFVREVTNEDIIRLFEIKTKRFLKFSVEKAEDEITSIREQLKQIDFHLAHLVEYTIDWYQKLKDKYGARYPRCTEIRNFETIEAAKVVEANEKLYVNYEEGFIGTGLKKDTFLCNCSDIDDVIILFKDGKYKVVKVAEKLFVGKNILYISLFKKNDKRTIYNLVYRNGRNGAYYMKRFAVTGVTRDKEYDVTQGKENSKILYFSANPNGEAEVIRIALKPKPRIKNLVLEKDFSTIAIKGRQSMGNLLTKNDILKISLKHKGASTLGGRDVWFDHDVLRLNYDGRGDYLGEFQSEDLILVIHKNGEYYTSNFDLTNHYEPDILVIEQFDKDKVWSAILFDAEQGYPYLKRFMFESTSKPVNFLGDHSDSYLIHLSGEEFPQFELSFGGDDIDKEPVVIDVEEFVGVKSCKAKGKRLTTWQLLSVKELEPKAVADDQDENPSSDEEGFEILEEPKVPDASREVEKNLPDTDFNIDEITGQTTLF, encoded by the coding sequence ATGGACGATAATAACGATACATTCTCTGACGACTTAACCGAAGAGGTTTTAGATAACTCTTCAGATAATAATATTGATGGTCAATCTATTATTGAATCATCAAAAGCTCATTCTGATTATCATATTCCTAACCCACATGATGATCAGATTAAACACCATTTGTCTGGAATGTACCAGAACTGGTTTCTTGACTACGCTTCGTATGTTATTTTGGAACGAGCTGTCCCGCATATTTATGATGGGCTGAAACCTGTTCAACGGAGAATTCTCCATTCCATGAAGCGTATGGATGATGGACGGTATAATAAAGTAGCTAATATTGTAGGACATACCATGCAATTCCATCCACATGGAGATGCCTCTATTGGTGATGCATTGGTGCAATTAGGACAGAAGGATTTACTGGTTGATTGTCAAGGTAACTGGGGAAATATTTTAACAGGTGATGGAGCTGCAGCTCCTCGATATATTGAGGCAAAACTTTCAAAATTTGCTCTCGAAGTTTTATTTAATCCAAAAACTACCGTCTGGAAACTGTCGTATGATGGCCGGAACAAAGAACCGGTAGCGCTTCCTGCAAAATTTCCATTATTGCTGGCACAAGGAGTCGAAGGGATTGCTGTTGGTTTAAATGTGAAGATTCTGCCACATAATTTCAATGAATTGCTTGACGCTTCGATAGCATACTTGAAAAACGAACCATTTATTCTTTATCCCGATTTTCAAACTGGCGGTTATGTCGATGTGTCCAAATATAATGACGGAGAACGAGGAGGAACTGTCAAAGTCAGGGCTAAAATCAATAAAATAGACAATAAAACTTTGGTTATTAATGATATACCGTTTGGAGCCAATACCTCTAAATTAATCGAATCAATTTTGAAGGCCAATGAGAAAGGGAAAATAAAGATTCGTAAGGTAGATGATAATACAGCACAAAAAGCAGAAATTGTAATCTATTTACAACCAGGTGTTTCATCTGATAAAACCATTGATGCGTTGTATGCTTTTACAGAATGCGAACGCAGCATATCTCCAAATTGCTGCGTCATCAAAGATAATAAGCCTTATTTTATTAATGTCACTCATCTACTGCAGCAAAGCGTTGTTCACACAAAGTCCTTGTTGAAACTGGAGTTAGAAATCGAACGGAGCGAATTATTGGAGGCTTTACATTTTGCATCACTGGAAATGATTTTCATTCATGAGCGGATTTATAAAGACAAACCATTTGAAGAAAGTGCAACTATTGATGATGCTATTAATCATGTCCGTGCGCGATTAGCGCCGTTCACAGCCAACTTTGTCAGGGAGGTGACAAATGAAGATATTATTCGCCTGTTTGAGATCAAGACAAAGCGTTTTCTAAAATTTAGTGTCGAAAAAGCGGAAGATGAAATTACTTCTATTCGGGAACAGCTTAAACAAATTGATTTTCATTTAGCTCATCTTGTTGAATACACGATTGATTGGTATCAAAAACTGAAAGATAAATATGGTGCACGTTATCCGAGATGTACAGAAATTCGGAATTTTGAAACAATTGAAGCAGCCAAAGTAGTTGAAGCCAACGAAAAATTATATGTTAACTATGAAGAAGGCTTTATAGGAACAGGCCTTAAAAAAGATACATTTCTATGTAATTGCTCTGATATAGACGATGTTATCATTTTATTTAAAGATGGAAAATATAAAGTGGTAAAAGTAGCTGAAAAGTTATTTGTAGGCAAAAATATTCTTTACATATCCCTCTTCAAGAAAAATGATAAGCGTACAATTTATAACTTGGTGTACAGAAATGGTAGAAACGGAGCTTATTATATGAAACGTTTTGCCGTGACCGGTGTGACACGGGATAAGGAATACGACGTAACACAAGGAAAAGAAAATTCCAAAATCCTGTATTTTAGTGCCAATCCTAATGGAGAAGCAGAAGTCATTCGTATTGCATTAAAGCCCAAGCCAAGAATAAAAAATCTGGTTTTAGAAAAGGATTTTAGCACGATTGCTATTAAGGGTCGTCAGTCGATGGGAAATTTGTTGACAAAAAACGATATTCTGAAAATCAGTTTGAAACATAAAGGAGCTTCAACATTGGGAGGTCGGGATGTATGGTTTGATCATGATGTGTTGCGCTTGAATTATGATGGGCGTGGTGATTATCTTGGTGAATTTCAAAGTGAAGACTTGATTTTGGTTATTCATAAAAACGGGGAATACTACACATCCAATTTTGACTTGACAAATCATTATGAACCAGATATTCTGGTAATTGAACAATTTGATAAAGACAAAGTGTGGTCAGCTATACTTTTTGATGCCGAACAGGGATATCCATATTTAAAGCGTTTCATGTTTGAATCCACTTCCAAACCGGTCAATTTTCTTGGAGATCACTCAGATTCTTATTTGATACATCTTTCAGGTGAAGAATTTCCTCAATTTGAGCTTTCTTTTGGCGGAGATGACATAGACAAAGAACCTGTTGTCATTGATGTGGAGGAATTTGTAGGTGTGAAAAGTTGCAAGGCAAAAGGAAAACGTTTGACGACATGGCAACTGTTATCTGTGAAGGAACTTGAACCTAAAGCCGTTGCCGATGATCAGGATGAAAATCCGTCTTCGGATGAAGAAGGTTTTGAAATTTTAGAGGAGCCTAAAGTGCCGGATGCGTCACGAGAGGTAGAAAAGAATCTACCGGATACAGATTTTAATATTGATGAGATTACAGGTCAGACTACACTTTTTTAA
- a CDS encoding transporter substrate-binding domain-containing protein, producing MRDLSLKRFKRKTIIIDLILLLLAGYLIYALRFSSGVRDLDVIRSKGFLRVAIRDNQIDYMYRGDSIAGFQYELIRDLCDNELHVKPKFIRVRSLHAAISDLLDGKVDIIAQNIPLTSETKQSLTISYPILISRAVLVQRKDSNGKGNITNQLELGKQQVTLSKGSYYIQLIRHLAHEMSDTIYINQMNVYDSEELILLVAKGTIPYAVTDERVAQYFAKRFTGIDVSLPVGFSQQQGWGMNPLTPNFINLVNNWLDRFEKTNEFHQLYGKYYN from the coding sequence ATGAGAGATCTTTCCCTTAAAAGATTCAAGAGAAAAACAATTATTATTGATTTAATTCTCTTGTTACTAGCGGGATATCTTATTTATGCATTACGATTTTCCAGTGGAGTCAGAGATTTAGATGTGATTCGTTCTAAAGGTTTTTTGCGTGTTGCTATTCGGGATAATCAAATCGATTATATGTATCGAGGCGACTCTATTGCGGGATTTCAATATGAGCTGATTCGTGATTTATGTGACAACGAGCTGCATGTAAAGCCAAAATTTATTCGTGTACGTTCTTTGCATGCAGCAATCAGTGATTTGTTGGATGGTAAAGTAGATATTATTGCTCAAAATATACCCTTAACTTCAGAAACAAAGCAATCACTCACCATTTCATATCCTATCCTAATTTCACGTGCGGTACTTGTCCAGCGTAAAGATTCAAACGGTAAAGGAAACATTACTAACCAATTAGAATTAGGGAAGCAGCAGGTGACGTTGTCTAAAGGATCATATTACATTCAATTGATTAGACATTTGGCTCATGAAATGAGTGATACCATCTATATCAATCAAATGAATGTGTATGATTCGGAAGAACTTATACTGTTGGTTGCGAAAGGTACAATTCCCTATGCAGTTACCGATGAACGTGTTGCTCAATATTTTGCCAAGCGTTTCACAGGTATAGATGTGTCATTGCCAGTTGGATTTTCGCAACAGCAAGGGTGGGGAATGAATCCTCTGACACCAAACTTTATTAATTTAGTCAATAACTGGTTAGATCGTTTTGAGAAAACAAATGAATTTCATCAGTTATATGGCAAATATTACAACTGA
- a CDS encoding lipocalin-like domain-containing protein: MNIKKYLLISCLLMGIFLLAGCHNYNPDLNGKWQLMTISTPTQTIVRDSIFYNFDNYTFEVQNMNRNTNPNGGVLLGEFHQIGDSLILQVVDNWYIPSHFYWNSLEKRFKIVSISLSRLRLSENDSIYTFRSYN; the protein is encoded by the coding sequence ATGAACATAAAGAAATATCTGCTTATTTCCTGTTTACTGATGGGAATTTTTTTACTGGCTGGATGCCATAATTATAATCCGGATTTGAATGGCAAATGGCAACTAATGACAATTTCAACTCCAACTCAAACAATTGTACGAGACAGCATTTTTTATAACTTCGACAATTATACCTTTGAAGTGCAAAATATGAACCGAAATACAAATCCTAACGGAGGAGTTTTACTTGGTGAGTTTCATCAGATAGGAGATTCATTAATTCTTCAGGTAGTAGATAATTGGTATATTCCGTCTCATTTCTACTGGAATAGTCTGGAAAAACGGTTTAAGATTGTCTCTATTTCTTTGAGTAGACTGCGTTTATCCGAAAATGATAGCATTTACACCTTTAGAAGCTATAATTAA
- the cmk gene encoding (d)CMP kinase — translation MDIISKIIIAIDGYSSCGKSTMAKTLAKAIGYIYIDSGAMYRAVALYCIKNQLIRENPIDLEKLKQLLPSICIGFKSNATGESETYLNGINVERDIRSLDVAQAASLVSAIPFVREAMVKLQQHMGQSKGIVMDGRDIGTVVFPHAELKIFVTASPEIRAKRRFAEMAAVNHNITFEEVLANVIERDNRDTQRKASPLRKADDALVLDNSYLSIDEQFQWLLNAYQNTIHTTQQWS, via the coding sequence ATGGATATAATTTCTAAAATAATAATTGCTATTGATGGATATTCTTCCTGTGGAAAAAGCACTATGGCAAAAACATTAGCCAAAGCTATTGGTTATATTTATATTGATAGTGGAGCTATGTATCGAGCAGTAGCATTATATTGTATAAAAAATCAATTAATTCGTGAGAATCCAATTGACTTGGAGAAACTAAAACAATTATTGCCGTCAATTTGTATTGGTTTTAAATCTAATGCAACCGGCGAATCGGAAACATATCTCAATGGGATAAACGTAGAGCGTGACATTCGTTCTCTTGATGTGGCGCAAGCTGCTAGTTTGGTCAGCGCAATACCTTTTGTTAGAGAAGCCATGGTTAAATTGCAACAACACATGGGGCAGTCTAAGGGAATTGTTATGGATGGCAGAGATATTGGTACTGTGGTTTTTCCCCACGCAGAGTTGAAAATATTCGTTACGGCATCACCTGAGATCAGAGCTAAACGAAGGTTCGCAGAGATGGCCGCTGTCAACCACAATATCACATTTGAAGAAGTTTTAGCAAACGTAATAGAACGCGACAATAGAGATACACAACGAAAAGCCAGCCCTCTTCGCAAGGCGGATGACGCCTTAGTCTTAGATAATAGCTATCTATCTATCGATGAACAATTTCAGTGGCTCTTAAATGCTTATCAAAATACAATTCACACAACTCAACAATGGTCTTAA
- the porQ gene encoding type IX secretion system protein PorQ, which translates to MNKKLILLYFLILSVLQLNAQAGNTVYSFLDLPASAHLGAMGGTNVSLYDQDINLAFNNPALLSEDTKNALGLNYTNYLAGINFGSAIYGFNASETNHWALGIRYINYGQFQGYTSDNVSTGTFNAQDYAVNLIYARTLSDKWNIGVAFQPIYSHYEAYSSVGLSANVGLHFHDETSLTSFGIVAKNIGTQITSYDAINGDQAREPLPFEIEMGITKKFEHAPFQLTVTATNLQRWNLNYQENDSIATSGSVVNMLFRHLIFAIDFLPSNHFYLTVAYNDRRASELSIANIRSLSGFSGGFGINISRVRIGFAIAEYQAGSLAYHFSLTTKLSDFGIQ; encoded by the coding sequence ATGAACAAAAAACTTATACTGCTCTATTTTTTAATACTTTCTGTTTTACAACTGAATGCTCAGGCTGGTAATACGGTATACTCTTTTCTGGATTTACCTGCTTCAGCTCACTTAGGAGCAATGGGTGGAACCAATGTTTCGTTATATGATCAGGATATTAATCTTGCTTTTAATAATCCTGCCTTGCTGAGTGAAGATACTAAAAATGCCTTAGGCCTAAATTATACCAATTACTTAGCTGGAATTAATTTTGGATCAGCTATTTATGGGTTCAATGCAAGTGAAACTAATCATTGGGCTTTAGGAATTCGGTATATTAATTATGGTCAGTTCCAGGGTTATACCTCTGACAATGTAAGTACAGGGACATTCAATGCACAAGATTATGCTGTAAATTTAATTTATGCCAGAACTTTAAGCGATAAGTGGAACATTGGAGTTGCATTTCAGCCAATATATTCGCATTACGAAGCTTATAGCAGTGTAGGATTGTCAGCAAATGTAGGCCTTCATTTTCACGATGAAACAAGCCTGACATCCTTTGGAATAGTTGCAAAAAACATTGGAACACAAATTACATCATATGATGCCATAAATGGGGATCAAGCCCGGGAACCATTGCCTTTTGAAATTGAAATGGGTATTACCAAAAAGTTTGAACATGCTCCTTTTCAGTTAACAGTTACGGCTACAAACCTACAGCGTTGGAATTTGAATTACCAAGAAAATGACTCCATTGCCACCTCAGGATCTGTAGTCAATATGCTTTTTCGACATTTGATTTTTGCGATAGATTTTTTGCCAAGTAATCACTTTTATTTAACTGTAGCATATAACGATCGGCGTGCTTCGGAGTTATCCATCGCTAATATACGTTCATTATCAGGATTTTCAGGTGGTTTTGGCATTAATATTTCTCGAGTAAGAATTGGATTCGCAATTGCGGAATATCAGGCGGGCAGTTTAGCATATCATTTTTCACTGACTACTAAACTTAGTGATTTCGGGATTCAATGA
- the lipB gene encoding lipoyl(octanoyl) transferase LipB produces MMNQKINIIDWGLISYKEAWGQQEELFNQTIADKQQGKDTPNYLILCEHPHVFTLGKNGIISNLLINQAQLIAAKAEFFQTNRGGDITYHGPGQLVGYPIFDLENFKLGLKQYIDKVEAAIIDVLAQYGIKADRMPKATGVWLDIDNPSRSRKICAIGVRSSHFVTMHGFALNVSTDLSYFSFINPCGFVDKGVTSIEKELGRKVELSEVKMKIEKAFQKIFLV; encoded by the coding sequence ATGATGAATCAAAAAATAAATATAATAGATTGGGGGTTAATTTCTTATAAAGAAGCATGGGGGCAACAGGAAGAATTATTTAATCAGACTATTGCCGACAAACAACAAGGGAAAGATACTCCTAATTATTTAATATTATGTGAGCATCCTCACGTCTTTACTTTAGGTAAAAATGGAATCATATCTAATTTACTGATCAACCAAGCTCAATTAATTGCAGCTAAAGCTGAGTTTTTTCAAACCAATCGCGGAGGAGATATAACGTATCATGGCCCGGGACAATTAGTGGGTTATCCGATATTCGATTTAGAAAATTTCAAATTAGGGTTAAAACAATACATAGATAAAGTTGAAGCCGCTATTATCGATGTACTGGCTCAGTACGGTATTAAAGCCGATCGTATGCCTAAGGCGACAGGAGTTTGGTTAGATATAGATAATCCTTCTCGAAGCAGAAAAATTTGTGCCATTGGTGTCCGTAGCAGCCATTTTGTAACAATGCACGGATTTGCTTTAAATGTATCTACAGATTTGAGCTACTTCTCGTTTATTAATCCGTGTGGATTTGTTGATAAAGGAGTAACTTCCATAGAAAAAGAATTAGGAAGAAAAGTGGAATTATCAGAAGTTAAAATGAAAATAGAAAAGGCATTTCAGAAAATATTCCTTGTATAA
- the mtgA gene encoding monofunctional biosynthetic peptidoglycan transglycosylase: protein MKKFGRVIGIILLAGFMFSLLSVIVYRFVPVFITPLMIVRSADKIIHGQKPVIEKKWEPLDKISPNMVQAVIASEDNLFMEHFGFDEKAIEEAFKHNEHSRRIRGGSTISQQTAKNVFLLPDRSYVRKAIEAYFTLLIETCWGKEHIMEVYLNVIETGDGIYGVEAAAEHYFHCHASQLSKSQAVLIAVSLPNPRKFNPAHPSAYLLERQAKILHLMSELPKVSFEK, encoded by the coding sequence ATGAAAAAATTTGGGAGAGTCATTGGAATTATCCTGCTTGCTGGCTTTATGTTCAGCCTTTTATCTGTTATTGTTTATCGTTTTGTGCCTGTGTTTATTACTCCATTAATGATAGTCAGATCAGCTGATAAAATTATTCACGGACAAAAACCTGTCATTGAAAAAAAATGGGAACCACTTGATAAGATTTCTCCCAATATGGTACAAGCAGTCATTGCATCTGAAGATAATTTGTTTATGGAACATTTCGGCTTTGACGAAAAAGCTATAGAAGAAGCATTTAAACATAACGAACATAGCAGGCGTATAAGAGGTGGAAGTACCATTTCGCAACAAACTGCAAAAAATGTCTTTCTTCTCCCAGACAGATCATATGTGCGGAAAGCTATTGAAGCCTATTTTACCTTACTGATTGAAACATGTTGGGGGAAAGAGCATATAATGGAAGTGTACCTGAACGTGATTGAAACGGGAGATGGAATTTATGGAGTTGAGGCTGCCGCAGAACATTATTTTCACTGTCATGCATCACAATTATCTAAATCACAGGCAGTTTTGATCGCAGTGTCGTTACCTAATCCACGTAAATTTAATCCGGCACATCCGTCAGCATATTTGCTTGAACGACAGGCAAAAATTTTACATCTAATGAGTGAACTTCCTAAAGTTTCATTTGAAAAATAG
- the yihA gene encoding ribosome biogenesis GTP-binding protein YihA/YsxC encodes MNIFSSEFIKSNTDVRSCPETALPEYAFIGRSNVGKSSLINMLTQKNGLALTSGKPGKTLLINHFLINKEWFLVDLPGYGFAQTGLAARERLRKMIDSYILLRKPLINLFVLIDSRLEPQSIDLQFIEWLGVQEIPFSIVFTKTDKLSVTQFLNNRKKYEETLFQTWETLPLIFETSSKTGKGRVEILNYIEELNDQYGKN; translated from the coding sequence ATGAATATTTTTTCTTCTGAATTTATCAAAAGCAACACAGATGTTCGATCTTGTCCTGAAACTGCATTACCGGAGTATGCTTTTATAGGCCGTTCTAATGTAGGCAAATCATCGTTAATCAACATGTTAACTCAAAAGAACGGTCTTGCATTAACTTCTGGGAAACCAGGTAAGACGTTATTGATCAATCATTTTCTGATTAATAAAGAATGGTTTCTTGTTGATTTACCTGGTTATGGATTTGCGCAAACAGGGCTGGCAGCCCGTGAACGATTGAGGAAAATGATTGATTCTTATATCCTGCTCCGTAAGCCATTAATTAATCTTTTTGTATTAATAGACTCCAGGCTTGAACCTCAATCGATTGATTTACAATTTATAGAATGGTTAGGTGTTCAAGAGATTCCTTTTTCAATTGTTTTTACAAAAACCGATAAGCTATCAGTAACACAGTTTCTGAACAATAGGAAAAAATATGAAGAAACTTTATTTCAGACATGGGAAACATTGCCTCTCATTTTTGAAACATCCTCAAAAACAGGAAAAGGAAGGGTCGAAATACTGAACTATATTGAGGAATTGAATGATCAATATGGCAAAAATTAG